ATAAGTATGATGAATTGATGGTTGAAGAAACAATATCTTGCCTAGAGCCTTTCGGTATAACTGGTAAAATCTGCCTAAAATCACCACCAAGTACTACAGTCTTACCACCAAACGTATATCTCTCACTTGCAGGATTGGTGAAACGAAGCAAGTCTCGCATAGTTCTGTCTAGTGCCTCAAAGTagtgtttgtgcatcattggAGCTTCATCCCAAATGATTAACTTTGCCTTTGAAATCAACTCAGCAAGGTCGCTATCGGGTTTAATATTGCAGGTGGAGTCCTCATTAATGTTAATTAGTATAGCAAACCTTGAGTGTGCCGTCCTGCCACCTGGCAACAATAGTGAAGCAATTCCACTTGAAGCTACATTGATAACAATTTCACCTTGAGATCACAATGTGGCAGATAGGGTCTTCCATAAGAATGTTTTCCTTGTTCCTCCATAaccataaacaaaaaacaatccACCTTTGTTAGATGACACGTCTCCAATTATTGTATCGTAAACACCACGTTGCTCTTCAGTGAGTTGGCTAACAAACCTATCGCTTTCATCTGCAAGAACTACACGATCATATGACAGCTCTTCAAACAACAAACGATTTCCATTTAACCTTGTAGAAGCAGCTCGTGGTGTGGGCATGGGAGGGAAGTCTTTTAATGATTTGTTGTATACTTGCAACAATTTTTCTAACTCTATTAGAGATTCTCTTTCTCCTCATTTGTTAAAACTAAATCTGTAATGATAtagcaataattaatatatttaaattattatttacgaaTGAAAGAGATGTGCTTAAAATAAATACTTATTGAACGCTTACCTGGAATTGATAAGAATATGCGTTGATTGTATTGCACATCTTCAGACAGGTAATCCAACACCTCCTTCCAAACAATTTCAGGCCTATTAAATGAATTTGATGTCAACAATGTCACAAAAAGTTTTCTCATAGAATGAGCAGATGACCAATCACTTGCTTCTTTAATGGCATCAATATACTCCTTATCATCATCCAATAGACCACGGGCATAACATGCATCTCTAAATGAAGTATATTGTATACCATTAAAAAACCGAATTTCCTCAAAGCTTGTAGGCCCGCGAACTATGTTTAGAAGGCATCTCAAGTAGTACAACTCCCCCGTACCCGGTGGTACATAGAAAATACGACCTATGACAAAACCTTTCTTTCTTGGACTCCATTCTCGAATATCCTTTTTCCAAACAAATTTAGTTGGCATCTCAATATAAGTCAATAACTTAGCCTCGGGAAACCTTTTGTTTGCTTCAAACCAACCATTAAACATACTTTGACCAATTGTCTCCCTCATCAATACGTTGTCAACTGGGTCGTCATcttcaaaaattattgtttggcAGTCTGGTAGGTGAAAGCTCAATCTCTCCACCGCTGGAGTTCTAAACTGTACCTCAAAGCTAAATAGCCGCCAAGTAGCCTCACAAGCTGATATGTACCTACAGTCGTAATACATGTTAATCTCATCAATGACTTCATTCCTATTACTGTCAGAGGTACTTTTATAGAACTCAGCTGTGACCCTGTCATTCCCTTTATTaacatatttgaataaatatttgattgatCTTGATTGATTATTaacatatttgaataaatatttgattgatCTTGATTGATTACACCATTCCACATTCATATGAGCCCTATATTTAAGCAGCAAATACCTATTGTGTGGTACAACAAATCTATTGTCCAATTGAATATACCTATTGTGTGGTACAACAAATCTATTGTCCAATTGAATACCACTTTTCATAACAAACCTACCATCATCTCTCAATTGAATACCACTTTTCATAACAAACCTACCATCATCTCTCCGTCTAATACCACTTTTCATAACAAACCTACCATCATCTCTCCGTCTATATATTGGGTAACCATCTTACCTACCATCATCTCTCCGTCTATATATTGGGTAACCATCTTTATCAAAAGTCGATGAGTCAACAAACTTCTTTGGAAAATGCTTTGAACACCTTCCATTCACCATACACGGAGATTGCTTTCTTACATTTCCACAAGGACCATGGACCATAAATTCTTCAACACATTTGTAGTACTCTTGATCAACTTCTTTATCTGGTATTTCTGCTGCGATcattttgtcaataaaattGCACCCCGCATTCCGATCATTGTTTGCTAAGAAGAGTAGAATGTGAGCATGCGGTAGACCACGCTTTTGGAACTCAATAGTGTAAATGactacaaaaaaaatgtaaatattagtaatttaaaaaaataaatttaaatgaattttttatatacttgCATTACTTCACCTGCTCTAACTGTACCAAACAATTCTCCAGTTCGAAGGTCTTTTATTAGATCATCCAACTTCATCTTAAAAATTCGGCAAACAATATCGGGCCTGTCTTCAGCTTTCAAATCACGCTTACCTAAGTACCGTTCAATTTCTGGCCACTTAGGATTGCAAGTAAATGTGATGAATAGATTTGGATAACCTATCCAACGACATATGGCCATAGCATCCTGGTAGTTCTGAACCATATACTTAGCACCGCCTGTGAAGCTAGATGGTAGAATAATACGCTTCCCTTGTGTGCTAGGATCAATCTCACCACGGGTTAGTGCATCTGACAACCCTTTGTAAGCTTCACATCTTAATGACTTTTGATTGTTCCTTATGTATATGAGCCTTCCAGTTTCCACCATGGTGTAAGCGTCTACCAAGAACTGTTGAAACAACCTTTTGGAAAATAACAAAGTCGAGAGCTCTCCGGGTCGTTCATGCATCCGAAAAGAGAAGAATTCCCTCGCTGTTATGCGGACCCTACTGTTAGATTTGTTGTTGGAATCTTTACATCGCTGTATATCCTCTCTATAACCATCTTCTCCATATGGAAATAAGAGTGGGTATTGCAACGGTAAGTACGATGGGTGCAACTCACTAATCCTTTTCAAGAGACCAGATCTAGTCTCGACCAATATGTCACGTTGACCCATTGTTGGTTCCAAGTCTCCTAAAATGAGTGCTGCAACCTCAGACGCTGTTGGGAGGTTATATGTTCGGGCATCTTTGTTACGTTTGTCAATTAGTCTCATCTTGATTTCTACCCGTGGATTTGCTTGAATATGTGTCTTTGCATTGCGGAAGGATTGTACTAACACATTGTTCTCGTCCAAAACTTTTTTAATATCAGAGACAACTTCAACATGAATGCTATCTTTGTCATTGTTCTTCCTAcaattaacatttaaaattattgtatttaaaataactaaaagaataaaataaaactattctcaaaaaaataaataaacaaaaaaaataactaaaagtaGTAACTTTAAATGACATTATTTACATTTgtagtaaataaaaaattacataccTTACCGAACAAATACggttattaatttcattatctGTGTCGTGTATGTACAATTGAGCAAATTTTGGTTGACTACCTTCGGTGGGTAACAAACTACCAattgaatgaaaattttgtcCGTTGATGCGAAAAATTGGCGAGGCACCGCCGCAATTAATTGAGTGGTCAATCTTACCACCCATAGACGTGAAACTAAACATACTATTGTATGACCTAATGTTTTTCAGGAAACACGTCCTCTTCTCTCCGTGCTTAAAGAACAAATCATACAACTGTTTCGGTGGGGTGGACATCTGCGGAAGGTTAATTTTCCCATGTGCGCAACAAACTGAATATTTTGGCAATGATTTCAATCTAGACTGACTAAGACGCTCATTATACCAAAATGTTGCCGAACAATGTTCACAACTATATGAAGGGTCGCCACAATCATCATATTGAACTGCAATACCGTTTGAAAAGAATACGTTGTAAGTTAAGATACactgaaaaacaaaaatattaatttatattaaaagaaatttgaTAACATCAATTAATTACCAGATTGAACTTCACTCTCCATAACTTCATCAAAATCTTGACTTAAATCTCGACAAATTACAACTTGTGGATCTGATTCTTGAGTAATatttggccgagaaatgcccaAGGAGTATGATTGGCTACGCTCACTCCctttaaaagaaatgaaataatcCGAATTTTGAATATCctagaaattaaagtttaataaactaaaatatttaaatacatacatttaTGTGCATTCACATTATTGTCTATTGTTGATACTTCCGTCAACGTCAATGAACCTTTGATCTTCTTACTTCGAATTGTCCCGTTACCTGTAGTTTGATAATTGTACGATAGATAACTACAAATTTAAAACCACCAATTGCCGgggaaaaataattaacaactattacattgatatacttacaatttgtaatATCACTCAAAGGTAGAGAATTTTTGGATCCCAATGTAACATTGAAACGATTTTTTGGAGTACCTGTAATCGTTCCAATATACGTTGAATTTTCACTTCCTGCTAAGaaggtaattttattttaatgcatCTTAAAAGTAAAAGTTACACTAAAAAtagtatatgtacataatagGTAAGTAAATAATTTAATGTAAGTTGGCTAACTTATTAAAAGACTACTAACCTGTTAGTTGTTTGTAATTAGTGTTGCATGTAGTGCCTTTATCATTACGATTATCAAATGTCTGGCCCATCATATAATCTTCCGCCGTGTTACGAATAGTCGTATTAACAACATTTCcatctaaaataataaaaatataattagatcTTATATACGGTTAGTTTTTAATgtgtaattacaaaaaaaaaaaaaaaatactaaccgTTATTCAACACAGACAAAGGAGTTGCCAACGATTTTTGAAATACACCATATATCAGTAAAGGACTTGATCCACTATTTTTTGGTGTAGTACACAAATttcctacaaaaaaaaaaaagtagtatagTAATTAAACTCTAACATCGTGACGTGTTGTGGATAAAGTTTCGAAATTAAATAACCatcatataataaaattaacatagaaaaccttatactaaaattaaataacCATCATATAATTATTtccacaaataaaattaattaaatatataacatatttaattttttactaaatctagaagtgtatatatatagaagttgtTAATGAGAAGGAATGACGGGATTACCAGATCCGAAGCTTGTAGATCTACAAAAAGCTAAGTTTGCATTAGggctttttaattttgatttttaattagtGAATTCTTATTCTTATCTATGCATTGTGGATTAAGGCTTTTGGATTTAGTTTGTGTTTAGTGGAAGTGGAAGTTCTGTTCTATGGCAGTCGAAGTTCAATTCTATGAATATATGTGTAGTTAGGGTTTCTAAGGCAGTGAAACTTCAGTTCTATGAATATATATGGAATGCCGAATTcatgaatgtaatatatgtggagttattttattttattttattttatttttgtgaaattCTATGCTCACCTAATTACCCTAACTGATTTGTGTAATGAAGAACagttatataatttgtatatactgGAAAGTGTTCACTAACCTTGGCTAGCTGAGTATGGTAGCTTCCTCTTATTTCCAATGACTGTGGAACTTGACAGGTTCTTCATTTCATCGAAATCTTGTATACCTTAGAGAACAAAATTTAGAATCATATTTAAATTCTGTTGATTGAGTGATGTTCTTATATATGtgttaatttttcatattgGGGACTGTAAAGTTTCTAAATTATGTCTTCACATATCCCAACCAACATTAAATTTTTTGGCAGCTCATATCTTAAAGTCTGCAAGGTATATATTTAGTGCATTTTACATAGAtccttaagtttttttttttttcaaatgaattttttaaacaGGTTTAGTATGCTTGTGTATTTAACTTACATTACCACTGCCAAATTAGATTTTGTATAATCGTATATATAAACAAGTTAGATGATGATGTTAGCTTCATGAACCATCAATTTTTATACACAGGTTAACTATTTGGGGTCTTAACTTACATGGAAGATTAGAAGATTCCAGTTCTTCAGAGTTACTTGTATGAAAACATTCATTAAATAACTGGCTTTGGAATTGAACATTCTGTAATGAGAAATTGTTAAACGGGTTTTGGCTTGATGTATTGGTCCATAAACTTGAAATAGCTACTTTGTTTTTATTACCATTGGCTTCAAATGAACTTTGTTTGAAGTTATGATTAATGATTCTTTTGTGTTTAGTATGTTGATATTGCAGTGACTCCAATATTTGTTGTTAGTTTACAACTCAATTTAATAGGCTgctttggaattttttttacaattttacagATTCACCTCATGACTCGGTTCAATTTATTGAATGGTGCCCTACTTCATGTCCTCGTACTCTTCTCATTGGTAATTTCCATGGGAGAATAACTTTATAGACTCAACCTTCTCAAGTAATTTAGCATTAATGGACTCAATTCGTTATttagtgttaggaacatactgtaataagttttgatgataccaaatgtaattcatAATCCTCttagtctcgaaagatagaaatgttttgtaagttcgacaagtaaactaaaagcgaaatacaaccgggtaacttgagctcaactcggaaaatatttaagcttaaggtaaacttttttgaacatcttagaagtctcgtgttgtaagatcagaagaaggcacgagactgcactggaggaataagggtctacgagacatcaactaagtctgacataagcagagttcgagagatgagATCTCTCGAGACataatccagttcgagacatgagatcgagacatcaacattggtctcgatgaactggtacttctccaaagggctgaatggcagtcaacatgcatggataaagtaatctaagtttggagaagaagaatttcaTGGAGATaagatattaaggaggtgccaaaagCTATATGATGGAACAACTGGAAGTGGAtaccacgtcagaactccacaacaaacggatagaagatgcactaatccaaggtcggtcttattccctaaaacaaggatcaatgggaatataaaaagagtaacttctgccaaaagaagtaagtggagcatggactcaagaaagtggattatgggatattcactacaaaacaaaaggctcaagttacaagaccactactacatgaaacatgctaaatatatgcaagtcccatgatcggcatgggagacagatttcaaacggaataattttccctccaacggaattattcctcaactctcatatataaggacgtgaagacacaagttcaaaaaaaaaagaaaaaaagaggttCGAGTATTCCAAGCTATCATAAGAAGTGTCtgtttcaaacgttcaagtgcaagtgcttaatcgggaatatcatcctgatattcacaacagcgagaaaaacacatcttagtgtttgagagagttacaaagttacaaagtctacacatctagaaggtgaccgaggctgctctacaaggaagtctattcaacgatagctttcggtcagattggagattgttacactcaacctgtgacaaccggaacaaccttgctttggagaaggcaagaagaggcggagtaacctaggagctgtcttgtgaagatcctgaggcttgaggcgggcttggtgatcaaagctcaagtgctcgagaggtggagtaacaagaagcggggcgaaaaacctgaggcttgaggcgggcttcgtgatcaaagctcaagcgctcgatattgtactaaaaagggaagtttttagtgcaatccttctagggagtttctagaagaagagtggacgtaggcgggttggccgaaccacttaaaatctctctcgcatttactttctgcttttatctctcgctatctaactctcgaactgcactgcatataatcacacctctcgaactaactcaaactcgtgctaattaaaaaggggataacttttccgctgcgcataaaactttgtcttcatcttgtgaggtatcggacctaaacatcctaagtccaatacacacgagaggtcgaaaaagatttgcaaaatcttatacaagtctattcaccccccctctagacttgtaccccatccccttgggaccaacaattggtattagagcaagttctctgatcgatataaacctttgtttatattgcctagagatccttctttgaaaaatcttttgaaacgTTTtcaagcacgagataattttcaatatggacatgatgttgtcgagacatcttctttttgatcttagcagattcgatgactggaagacgcgcatgcttgcgtacctatcagccctccatgatgagatggccgaggttatatgaaccggaccagtcaagatcttaatggtcaacacCTCTGCAGAGCAGACCAAAGACACACCAAAATACAtaccaaaacctagggaagaatggacaagtgatgataggaagagaaacaaccttgacaacattgccaaggatatcctcttcagagctatagacgaaaccatctttccaagagtaagaaagtgcaccacggcaaaagaggtatgggatactttgatgttaattggtgaaggtgacgaacaggaaaaggagaacaagctcaccatggccatgaagaagttcgaggacttcaagatgaaaccaggggagagcatcgacagcatggaatctcggttcatgaagctgtcaaccgagattagtgatctcaagaaggagatcccacaaaaagagctaaacctgaaggtgttacgaggccttaccaaagagtgggagatgaaggtgatcacgatgcgcgatcacagggatttgaagaacaccacaaccgaccaactattcagagatctcaaagccttcgaatttgagatgtttccgagagatgagcaCGTGGTGGATAGACGGAacgtggcactggttgctgatcaaccatccacctcctcaaggtcagaccccctaatcccactaatcttttatctgacgaacaatttgctctctttataagaaaattcaggaagtttatgaagaagacaccggagagcaatacaagttcaccttcctcctcaagaaggaaaaatgaaagatacacATCCAGGAGGACGGAGGAAGAaaatcaaggtctatgctacaactgcaggagaccggggcacttcaagtcCGAATGTCCctacccaccggtaagcaagcatcaaggccaggaaggaaaggattccagaaggaaagaggaatccagggagaagccagcacaaggaggcttcaaaagttcatcaaagacacattcgcgcagaaaggcgcttgtggccgaggaacttgagaaggcaatcgaggagtccgagacatcaagctcCAGCGAGAGCTGCAgtagctcagaggatgagagggggctcatctgtcTATatactacagaagaggaggatcaatgcttaatggctatcaacaatgaggtaacctccacttctacatctcgctgctctatctctacttctcaatgctcttcttttagaagcgatgaggaccccttcgagaccatggaattactcaggagggacctcaacatcgctaatagcactcatgctataGTTCTGGAGGAAAACAACAAACTAATTGCGGAAAGAgagatgcttaagaatgtctcgaaagagaattcagagctaactctcaaagtaagcaacttagaagctgagatcatccaacttaaggaagagtgcaaagctcgagaggctagtgagcttaatcttagagaggttattgcatcatatactaattcctccaaaacagtggagaaaatggtaaatgatcatagaccCACAAATGATAGAACTGGACTAGGGTTCCATCAGAACTGTCTCTcaagagataagcagaccaacggtttgggaacttcaaataatggaggatctcaacccaaaccgaataagggtcataaaagaccaacagaaaagaccagagtagctattctcaaaccgtccctatacaccagcaatgggaagtataggaaagctacgaagaatggccgggttaacaatatcgagagatcacctagccatctctcgcaaggccattccgagtacaaaagaagctacactccatataattcgcctcaaggcaaatgtggaaggtctgagatccatagagttaggaactcacgggtggaggaaggcagacactacccatccgatgaggactggtcacaagaatatgaaccgtGGAACAAACCCcagtttcaacggtaccacgtgaccaaacaagctatgaaaggcatggtgcgtaagttcgaggtcaggcctcaacctaAACTGATCTGTGCACCTAAGgagcccagagtctttgctagcattccttatgattatcaatcgtataacggctacattgcacctaggcctggagtaatgggtccaaggtataaatggatgcctaaacttactaaccaaccaggacccaaagtttgggtacctaaatctgcttgatctgcatgcaggacaccagggacgtatggttcattgacagtggatgttcaagacatatgacgggaaatcttgcgctgctagagaacatccatcctactgaaggtcccttggtgacatttggagacaacgaaaagaaaggacgcacgaaggcagttggtgaaattcataagaatgaattggtgatcaaggaggtatcttacgttgaaggactcaaattcaacctcctaagcacgagccaattctgtgacaagggctacaaagttatcttcaccaaaagcaagtgctagatcatacaagaggaatctctcgaagtcgtcctggaagcagcaagaaaaggaaacatgtacatagtggattggagatctgccaaaccatccctgtgtatgctagcaaggagcaaagaagaCTTATgttgggattggcacagtaagcttagtcacctgaacttcaaaactaatcaacaagcttactaagaggaaccttgtggaaggactgcccaaagttacgtttcgaaaggacaaaatccgtgaggcatgtcaacgctgtaAGCAGAttaaatcctctttcaaaaccaaaaccgagacatcatctactagacgaTTAAGTCtccttcatatggacttatttggcccggtggatccacccagcatgagaggaagaaagtatactcttgtggtagtagatgactacacaagattcacatggaccgtgttcttaaccaagaaaagcgagacaaaagttgccttaccaaaccttttgaagcaggttcaagttgaaaaggatgtctcgatactaaagattcggtcagatcaaggtggagagttcgttaaccaagtgatcgagagctaTTGCAatgagaacgggattcatcatcagttgtcagctgctcgaacgcctcaacagaacggggttgctgaaaggaggaacagaactctcaaggaagctgcaaggacaatgctctcacaagccaatatatcacaaggattttgggcagaagcaatcaacacagcgtgctatacccaaaatcggtccttgatcgtgaaaggagttggaaagacccCATATGAactgtggaatggaagaaaaccgaatgtaagctacttccatacattcgggtgcaaatgttatGTTCataacaatgggaagactcagctaagagcttttgatgaaaaggcagatgatggagtatttctgggatactcatcgacaagtaaggcattcagagtcttcaacaagcggagattggtggttgaagaatccatacatgtatcTTTTGATGATGATACATTAGCTAATCAACCATCAAAATCAATAGAAGCAGCTGAAAGTCCTGAGGAAGCTCAGCTGGAAtcgatcgagagatcagacttacctctcgatgggaaacATCCAATaattcgagacgtagcagaattCCAGTCAGAATCAAATGATGAAGAGACTTCAAAGAAGaatgctcctgactcagttgatccaatccagatcacagatgatcaacccacatctcaaccaacaaccaaagagtcaactgaggagccacaacccgattTAAGATGGCTTAGAAGTcaccccgctgatcaagtgattggaaatgtacgtgacaaagttcgaaccagatcagcatatagAGAAAGCATacttgcttgttttctatctcaaatagagcctaaggtgattgatgaggctctaaatgatccagattgggtgcaggccatgcaagaggaacttcatcagtttgagaggaacgatgtttgggaactagctccgagacctcatcatcagaatgtcataggcacaaagtgggttttcagaaacaagatgaatgaggatggagttattgttaggaacaaggccagacttgttgctaaaggatactgccaggaggaaggaatagattttgatgaaaccttcgctccggtggcacgtctcgaagccatacgtatatttctcgcatatgccgccttcaaagacttcaaggtatatcaaatggatgtcaagagcgcttttctaaacggacttcttgaagaagaggtgtacgttgaacaacctccgggtttcttgaaggacgtgggagctgacaaagtatacaagttgaagaaggcactttacggcttgaaacaagctccgagagcttggtatgataccttatcctcttttctacttcagtgcgggttcaccaaaggcctagtggacaaaacattgtttagaattaaggatggggatcatatcttattggtgcaaatctatgtggacgatatcatctttggaagcaccaatccagacttgtgcgagaagttctccagtttgatgaaagggaagttcgagatgagcatgatgggagaactcaactacttccttggattacaagtgagacaacttaaggaaggtattttcatcaaccaggagaaatacaccaaggatctgcttaggaaatacaacatagaagggaaatcctcagtcaaagtacccatgggaacctctctacgtatcgatgttgacagtgaaggtcgagaggtcgatcaaactacatatcgaggtatcatcggatctcttctttatttaactgctagtagaccagatatatcctttgcagtaggtgtatgtgctagatttcaggcaagtcctaaggagagtcacttaaatgcatctaaaaagattcttagatatctcaagggtacgcaaagtgttggactttggtattcgagaggtggatctttcgaactaatgggatattcagatgcggactttgccgattgtaaaattgatcgaaagagcacatctgggacatgttagtttctaggtggaagacttgtctcatggtttagcaagaaacagcattcgatagctacaagcaccgctgaggcagaatatgtagcagctggaagttgttgtgctcagattttatggatgaagcaacagttactggattatggtgttgaatgtaaagaggttaagattatgtgtgacaacactagtgctATAGCCattactcaaaatccagtgttgcactcaaggacaaaaca
This portion of the Ipomoea triloba cultivar NCNSP0323 chromosome 5, ASM357664v1 genome encodes:
- the LOC116020351 gene encoding uncharacterized protein LOC116020351, whose amino-acid sequence is MKNLSSSTVIGNKRKLPYSASQDGNVVNTTIRNTAEDYMMGQTFDNRNDKGTTCNTNYKQLTGSERSQSYSLGISRPNITQESDPQVVICRDLSQDFDEVMESEVQSVQYDDCGDPSYSCEHCSATFWKNNDKDSIHVEVVSDIKKVLDENNVLVQSFRNAKTHIQANPRVEIKMRLIDKRNKDARTYNLPTASEVAALILGDLEPTMGQRDILVETRSGLLKRISELHPSYLPLQYPLLFPYGEDGYREDIQRCKDSNNKSNSRVRITAREFFSFRMHERPGELSTLLFSKRLFQQFLVDAYTMVETGRLIYIRNNQKSLRCEAYKGLSDALTRGEIDPSTQGKRIILPSSFTGGAKYMVQNYQDAMAICRWIGYPNLFITFTCNPKWPEIERYLGKRDLKAEDRPDIVCRIFKMKLDDLIKDLRTGELFGTVRAVIYTIEFQKRGLPHAHILLFLANNDRNAGCNFIDKMIAAEIPDKEVDQEYYKCVEEFMVHGPCGNVRKQSPCMVNGRCSKHFPKKFVDSSTFDKDGYPIYRRRDDGNDRVTAEFYKSTSDSNRNEVIDEINMYYDCRYISACEATWRLFSFEVQFRTPAVERLSFHLPDCQTIIFEDDDPVDNVLMRETIGQSMFNGWFEANKRFPEAKLLTYIEMPTKFVWKKDIREWSPRKKGFVIGRIFYVPPGTGELYYLRCLLNIVRGPTSFEEIRFFNGIQYTSFRDACYARGLLDDDKEYIDAIKEASDWSSAHSMRKLFVTLLTSNSFNRPEIVWKEVLDYLSEDVQYNQRIFLSIPELSYDRVVLADESDRFVSQLTEEQRGVYDTIIGDVSSNKGEIVINVASSGIASLLLPGGRTAHSRFAILININEDSTCNIKPDSDLAELISKAKLIIWDEAPMMHKHYFEALDRTMRDLLRFTNPASERYTFGGKTVVLGGDFRQILPVIPKGSRQDIVSSTINSSYLWESCTILRLTKNLRLENMENAEEKQQVEQFSKWIASIGDGTAGASNEDCPEVVIPNEMLLSSNGDPIATIVESTFPMFQNGSCDNSFLESRAILAPTLDVVNAINDYMSSMHEAESRTYLSCDSVCKTDNGSGVLADVHTPEFLNGLKASGIPNHSLTLKVGSPVMLLRNIDHSLGLCNGTKLVVTRLSEHVIEAKIMSGSHSGTRVLVPRLSMTPSDPRLPFKFSRRQFPLMLSYAMTINKSQGQTLSHMGLLLKKLVFVHGQFGEDLLAVRQRGGAPSGAAYSDGGPPSERLAATAADERRRRSGVLQRLQAVDGGGRASRRWAVDGSGGVRRRWSCATAVEVSDNSGGLRGGVEILGKYGLKLGVYGFIKNPITSVIYSNRRCRFENIIWRDTTSAKLLADVVSRPGADLICDTTSANLLANVVSRWD